From a region of the Armatimonas rosea genome:
- a CDS encoding DUF3144 domain-containing protein yields MANQADKTFFARADAHIKLSNEQISKEVSRGKVSASMLYAAARFNAWVSATGYLSRTEMAKGREETLDYFCEQYRKMLEENLDDYIENYEKYMGTIQ; encoded by the coding sequence ATGGCAAACCAAGCTGACAAGACATTTTTCGCACGAGCCGATGCCCACATCAAGCTCTCCAACGAGCAGATCTCCAAAGAAGTCAGCCGCGGCAAGGTGAGCGCGTCGATGCTCTACGCTGCCGCCCGCTTCAATGCCTGGGTCAGCGCCACGGGGTACCTGTCGCGCACCGAGATGGCAAAGGGCCGCGAGGAGACCCTCGACTATTTCTGCGAGCAGTACCGCAAGATGCTGGAAGAGAACCTCGACGACTACATCGAGAACTACGAAAA